In Micromonospora inyonensis, the genomic window ACCGCACTTGGGGCCCGGTATCCATGGCCCCGGCGGGCGGCGCAGCACCCGGTCGGATCGCATCCGGGCCAGGACGCGTACCGGCAGGTCCCGTAGCAGCCAGGCCAGCCGGGCCGCGTCGTAGCCGGCATCCATCACCACCCAGACCGCCGGGTCACCAGGCTGCCAGTGCCCAGCGGTGATCAGTCGGTCCACCACCGCGCGCAGCTGCTCGGCGGTGACCGCGGCCAGCTCGGTGCCCGGGGCCAGCCGGACCGCGTCCAGCGGCGCGGTCCACGAACTGCGCCCGGACTCCAGGGCCACCACAAACGAGTACGGCCAGCCCGGCACACCGATGTGCTGGTCTTTGCCACGGCCGTAGGTGTGGCACAGGATCCGCTCCGGCACGGTGTGCGCTTCCGGCCGCAGCCAGCAGGTGACATCCACGGCCAGGACGATCCGCCCGTCGGCGGCCCGTGGCATCGGCATCGAGGCCACCACGGTCCGCAACCGTTCCACATCGATCCGACCGGCGCCAAGCGCGTCGTACAACGCGCCGTGACCTCGACGGTGCTCCGCCACCAGGGACAAGGCCGGCAGCGACCGTACCGGCCCGTCCGCGCACAACACCGCGTCGGCCAACTCGAACAGCGCATCAGCTCTGGCGCTCAGACAGCGATGCAGTTCCGTACGGAACGTCGCGAGGTCCCCAACCGCGCTTCCACGCGCGGCGTCATGCACACTGATCATCCCGCAGCCCTTGGTCCTGATCTTCTTCCCTAGACAAGAGGAATGATCGATCAAGGGCTGCGGCCATGATCGCCCGGGGGGCGATGCAACCGACCCCAGGTTAAAGATCAAGCTAGGGGCAGCAGTTCGGAGATCGCGGCGTTGGCCCACCCGAACCAGTCCCCGGTACCGGCTGGGGAGTTCGCCATGGTCCAGTCGTGGACGTGGGTGAACGACGCCGCCCCGGCGAGCCCGCCGACGACGAGGACGATGAGCACCAGGATTACGTCCTCTACCCGGTCCGCGTGCGTCTTCACTCGGTCACCTCCTGGTCGTCGTCGTTGCGGTCGTGCCGTTGGTAGTCCCGGCCCAGTTGCCGGATGTCGTCATCCGTGAGGTAGGAAAACCGCACCCGAGCGGGTTCCCGGACGCCGTCGAGGGCGACGTAGCCGACCCCAGGCAGGGAGTCGGGGATCCGGTCGCAGAGAGCGCCCCGGTCGCGTGCGCCGTCGCCGAGGACCATGTGCACCTGTTCGGCTTCGGTCAGCCGCAGGCCGATGCGGGTGGGGAACAGGTCCCGGAACGGCAGCACGTCCTTACGCGGGTCCTGCAACGCCGCGATCACGTGCACTCCGACCGCGCGGCCTTGAGAGAGGAGCAGGCCGAGGGCTTCCTTGATCCGGTCGCGGACCTTCCGATCGGTCAGGTACGCGGTCAACGCGGCCAGCTCGTCGACCACCAGTACCAGGAGCGGATCCTCCACCGACGGCACATGCTGGCGGGTGACCCCACGCAGCCGGGCGGCCCGTAGCCGCATGCGCTTGACGGCCTCTTCCAGGACGCCGGCCATGCCGTCCGGGTCGTCGTAGACGAATCGCGCGAACAGCGGGGCACCGGCGGCGAGTTCCATGCCGCCCTTGGGGTCGAACGCCCACACCTCCACCAACCCCGACCGGATACCACCGGCCAGAGAGCGGATCAGCGACCAGAGGACCGAGCCCTTCCCCGCATTCGTCGCCCCGGCGACGAGCACATGACTACCGGCTAGGCGCAGCCGGTACGGCAGCCCGTCCTCCCGCACCCCGAGTGCCAGACCGTCGAGGTCTGGCACGTCGGGCACGGGCAGCGGATCGATGGTCGTGGCAAGGGGATCGCGGCGTAGGAAGCGGACCACCACCCGATCCGGGCGGCTGGTCGACCGGGCGTGGCCGTCGCGGAGCCGGAAGGCGTACGCGAGGCGTTCGGCCGCCTGTGCCCAGTCGTCGGGGATCTGGCCGGGCAGCATCCGCACCGTCAGCTCATCGCCGAACCGGTCGCAGCGCACCCGCAGCAGCCGGGGCACGTACCGGTCACCGCCGAACACCGTCGCCAGACCGCACGTCGCCATCACCGACGCCCACCGGACCCGGTAGATCAGCAGCGCCCGCACCCGGGCGACCATCGGATACCAGCCGAACC contains:
- a CDS encoding FtsK/SpoIIIE domain-containing protein, which produces MPLINIIPGDKIPVAPMNLRLPAWRVPGWLLVFWWLLRGLVRVTVLAVRYWWLTVPTGLALWLRLEYGGLLLASVALAVAAVCLAWWRWHPVSWLRFGWYPMVARVRALLIYRVRWASVMATCGLATVFGGDRYVPRLLRVRCDRFGDELTVRMLPGQIPDDWAQAAERLAYAFRLRDGHARSTSRPDRVVVRFLRRDPLATTIDPLPVPDVPDLDGLALGVREDGLPYRLRLAGSHVLVAGATNAGKGSVLWSLIRSLAGGIRSGLVEVWAFDPKGGMELAAGAPLFARFVYDDPDGMAGVLEEAVKRMRLRAARLRGVTRQHVPSVEDPLLVLVVDELAALTAYLTDRKVRDRIKEALGLLLSQGRAVGVHVIAALQDPRKDVLPFRDLFPTRIGLRLTEAEQVHMVLGDGARDRGALCDRIPDSLPGVGYVALDGVREPARVRFSYLTDDDIRQLGRDYQRHDRNDDDQEVTE